In Sphingomonas crocodyli, a genomic segment contains:
- a CDS encoding Coq4 family protein: MDNLDYLLTRVKTPETSSSVLISSSPFLNHAGLRDWVATHYLRKNGPDRGNEGDTADGLIPALNSMTDVPKIERLIEEEREKNPAFRDWVDEAYIAPHSAEFFKGYPEGSFGHRYWSVIDGGYQPNLAREMIVPKSRYEFIRFRFGQIHDFEHLIAGGGFNTLGELMPYFVRLSNVHRHLSPELAGELTRFYVLGGYRFPVRAGLHYPQIYTTVLELQMRGIRIGLESDPIFMAKFEDVLHLPLPEARAALGVRHAEDLDTEEASRIFDDRGD, translated from the coding sequence ATGGACAATCTCGATTACCTCCTGACACGCGTAAAAACGCCCGAGACGAGCAGCAGCGTGCTGATCTCATCCTCGCCTTTCCTCAATCATGCGGGGCTGCGCGATTGGGTTGCGACCCATTATCTGCGCAAGAACGGCCCCGATCGCGGCAATGAAGGCGACACCGCCGACGGCCTGATCCCCGCGCTCAACAGCATGACCGACGTTCCGAAGATCGAGCGGCTGATCGAGGAGGAGCGCGAGAAGAACCCCGCCTTCCGCGACTGGGTCGACGAAGCGTATATCGCCCCGCATTCGGCGGAGTTCTTCAAGGGCTATCCGGAAGGGAGCTTCGGCCACCGATATTGGAGCGTGATCGACGGCGGCTATCAGCCGAACCTCGCGCGCGAGATGATCGTGCCCAAAAGCCGCTACGAGTTCATCCGTTTCCGCTTCGGCCAGATCCACGATTTCGAGCATCTGATCGCGGGCGGCGGGTTCAACACTTTGGGCGAACTGATGCCCTATTTCGTGCGGCTGTCGAACGTCCACCGGCATCTCTCGCCCGAACTGGCGGGGGAATTGACGCGCTTCTACGTGCTGGGCGGCTATCGTTTCCCGGTGCGCGCGGGGCTGCACTATCCGCAGATCTATACGACCGTGCTGGAACTCCAGATGCGCGGGATTCGGATCGGGCTGGAATCCGATCCGATCTTCATGGCGAAGTTCGAGGACGTGCTGCACCTACCCCTGCCCGAGGCCCGCGCGGCTTTGGGCGTCCGCCATGCCGAGGATCTGGATACCGAGGAGGCTTCGCGCATCTTCGACGATCGGGGCGATTGA